The following coding sequences are from one Coffea arabica cultivar ET-39 chromosome 11e, Coffea Arabica ET-39 HiFi, whole genome shotgun sequence window:
- the LOC113719056 gene encoding cyclin-dependent kinase G-2 isoform X1, with product MAAGRHGGYRDNEFRDRESDFEVARREIGYSKGDYDRMRNGVGDYDRGNKAQNHDGRDRGRVRQKDIKEREFTNGGYRSASSRSDSGSSGGGSAGLGPKRYGFCMRPVDREPGELSSESGSDGAIDSEAHKKDGGELKKSENGKRKFSPIIWDRDGDGKRVTRIVKARTSPAAAALPPQLPTPTSGTMSPDRNPDSRQHISPSKDIVVQNSGLSPKKVTEDLTSQINVASDSPIGLSPSAPEAEEEEAHWGKNEGAVTVDDDYYMPARNIKSSRWANEAESSADEGEISDDEEMVKLKKKKKSVNESTDTRGQRKSVTPELGELRREGSVGNRVRSSDERVRSFSGDSDPDELDRNEYMEVDEDRSYGGTSGSNADTGSDDEHNSHGTPEHAVPPPRAVNMLQGCRSVDEFERLNKIDEGTYGVVYRARDKRTGEIVALKKVKMDKEREGFPLTSLREINILLSFHHPSIVDVKEVVVGSSLDSIFMVMEYMEHDLKGLMETMKQPFSQSEVKCLMLQLFEGVKYLHDNWVLHRDLKTSNILLNNCGELKICDFGLARQYGSPLKPYTHLVVTLWYRAPELLLGAKQYSTAIDMWSLGCIMAELLAKQPLFNGKTEVDQLDKIFKILGTPNDTIWPGFSKLPGVRVNFVKHQYNQLRSKFPATSFRGSPVLSDAGFDLLNRLLTYDPEKVCHCKRITAEDALSHPWFSEVPLPKSKEFMPTFPAQHAQDRRLRRAMKSPDPLEEQRRKELQQGELGTSGLFG from the exons ATGGCGGCTGGAAGACATGGGGGTTATAGGGACAATGAGTTCAGGGATCGTGAGTCTGACTTTGAGGTAGCCAGGAGGGAAATTGGCTATTCAAAAGGTGATTATGATCGGATGAGGAATGGTGTGGGGGACTATGATAGGGGGAATAAGGCTCAAAATCATGATGGTCGAGATAGGGGTAGAGTTAGGCAGAAGGATATTAAGGAGAGGGAGTTCACTAATGGTGGGTATCGGTCTGCCTCAAGTAGGAGTGACTCGGGCAGTAGTGGTGGTGGTAGTGCTGGTCTGGGGCCGAAGAGGTATGGTTTTTGCATGAGGCCCGTGGACAGAGAACCTGGGGAATTGTCCAGTGAAAGTGGGTCTGATGGGGCTATTGATTCTGAAGCGCATAAGAAGGATGGTGGTGAGCTTAAGAAGTCAGAAaatggaaagagaaaattttcacCCATCATTTGGGATAGAGATGGAGATGGCAAAAGAGTGACTAGAATTGTTAAGGCGAGGACTTCCCCAGCAGCAGCTGCTCTTCCCCCTCAGCTACCCACGCCTACTTCTGGCACCATGTCACCTGATCGCAACCCTGATAGTCGTCAACATATTTCACCTAGTAAAGATATAGTGGTTCAGAATTCTGGGCTGTCACCGAAAAAGGTTACTGAGGACCTCACTTCTCAAATAAATGTTGCTTCTGACTCTCCAATTGGTTTATCTCCTTCAGCTCCTGAGGCAGAGGAAGAGGAAGCTCACTGGGGTAAAAATGAGGGAGCAGTGACAGTAGATGATGATTACTATATGCCAGCACGTAATATAAAATCCTCTCGCTGGGCAAATGAGGCTGAATCATCAGCTGATGAAGGTGAAATTTCTGATGATGAGGAGATGGttaaattgaagaagaagaagaaatctgTTAATGAATCTACTGACACAAGGGGACAGAGGAAATCGGTAACTCCAGAGCTCGGGGAACTGAGGAGAGAAGGTTCAGTGGGAAATAGGgtcaggtcttctgatgaacGCGTTAGATCCTTTAGTGGAGATAGTGATCCTGATGAATTGGACAGGAATGAGTACATGGAGGTTGATGAAGATCGCAGTTATGGTGGAACCAGTGGTAGCAATGCGGATACTGGTTCTGATGATGAACACAACTCCCACGGGACACCAGAACATGCAGTTCCTCCACCAAGGGCCGTGAACATGCTTCAGGGTTGTAGAAGTGTTGATGAGTTCGAGAGGCTGAACAAAATAGATGAAGGCACATATGGTGTAGTTTATAGAGCTAGGGATAAGAGAACAGGAGAAATAGTTGCTCTGAAGAAGGTCAAGATGGATAAAGAAAGAGAAGGGTTCCCTTTGACCTCTTTGAGGGAAATAAacattcttctttcttttcatcacccatcaaTTGTAGATGTCAAGGAAGTAGTTGTAGGGAGCAGTTTGGACAGCATTTTTATGGTAATGGAGTACATGGAACATGATCTGAAGGGGTTAATGGAGACAATGAAACAACCGTTTAGCCAGAGTGAAGTTAAGTGCCTCATGCTTCAGCTTTTTGAGGGTGTTAAGTATCTTCACGATAACTGGGTTTTGCACAGAGATTTAAAGACATCAAATATACTTTTAAATAATTGTGGTGAGTTGAAGATCTGTGACTTTGGACTAGCACGTCAATATGGAAGCCCTTTGAAACCATATACTCACTTGGTGGTTACTTTGTGGTACAG GGCGCCTGAACTGCTTCTAGGAGCTAAGCAGTACTCTACAGCGATTGACATGTGGTCCTTGGGTTGTATTATGGCCGAGCTGTTAGCGAAGCAGCCACTATTCAATGGGAAAACagaagttgatcaacttgacaAG ATATTCAAAATCCTTGGTACGCCTAATGACACAATCTGGCCTGGGTTTTCAAAGCTTCCTGGGGTCAGGGTTAACTTTGTCAAGCATCA GTATAATCAACTGCGTTCCAAATTTCCAGCTACATCCTTCAGAGGATCGCCGGTACTCTCTGATGCTGGATTTGACTTATTGAACAGGCTTCTGACTTACGACCCTGAGAAGGTATGTCATTGTAAG CGAATAACTGCTGAGGATGCTCTCAGCCATCCTTGGTTTTCTGAAGTTCCTCTACCCAAGTCGAAAGAATTTATGCCTACTTTTCCTGCTCAGCATGCTCAAGACAG ACGTTTGCGAAGAGCCATGAAGAGCCCAGATCCCTTGGAAGAGCAGCGCAGGAAGGAGTTGCAACAAGGGGAACTAGGAACTAGTGGTTTGTTTGGTTAA
- the LOC113719056 gene encoding cyclin-dependent kinase G-2 isoform X2, giving the protein MAAGRHGGYRDNEFRDRESDFEVARREIGYSKGDYDRMRNGVGDYDRGNKAQNHDGRDRGRVRQKDIKEREFTNGGYRSASSRSDSGSSGGGSAGLGPKRYGFCMRPVDREPGELSSESGSDGAIDSEAHKKDGGELKKSENGKRKFSPIIWDRDGDGKRVTRIVKARTSPAAAALPPQLPTPTSGTMSPDRNPDSRQHISPSKDIVVQNSGLSPKKVTEDLTSQINVASDSPIGLSPSAPEAEEEEAHWGKNEGAVTVDDDYYMPARNIKSSRWANEAESSADEGEISDDEEMVKLKKKKKSVNESTDTRGQRKSVTPELGELRREGSVGNRVRSSDERVRSFSGDSDPDELDRNEYMEVDEDRSYGGTSGSNADTGSDDEHNSHGTPEHAVPPPRAVNMLQGCRSVDEFERLNKIDEGTYGVVYRARDKRTGEIVALKKVKMDKEREGFPLTSLREINILLSFHHPSIVDVKEVVVGSSLDSIFMVMEYMEHDLKGLMETMKQPFSQSEVKCLMLQLFEGVKYLHDNWVLHRDLKTSNILLNNCGELKICDFGLARQYGSPLKPYTHLVVTLWYRAPELLLGAKQYSTAIDMWSLGCIMAELLAKQPLFNGKTEVDQLDKIFKILGTPNDTIWPGFSKLPGVRVNFVKHQYNQLRSKFPATSFRGSPVLSDAGFDLLNRLLTYDPEKRITAEDALSHPWFSEVPLPKSKEFMPTFPAQHAQDRRLRRAMKSPDPLEEQRRKELQQGELGTSGLFG; this is encoded by the exons ATGGCGGCTGGAAGACATGGGGGTTATAGGGACAATGAGTTCAGGGATCGTGAGTCTGACTTTGAGGTAGCCAGGAGGGAAATTGGCTATTCAAAAGGTGATTATGATCGGATGAGGAATGGTGTGGGGGACTATGATAGGGGGAATAAGGCTCAAAATCATGATGGTCGAGATAGGGGTAGAGTTAGGCAGAAGGATATTAAGGAGAGGGAGTTCACTAATGGTGGGTATCGGTCTGCCTCAAGTAGGAGTGACTCGGGCAGTAGTGGTGGTGGTAGTGCTGGTCTGGGGCCGAAGAGGTATGGTTTTTGCATGAGGCCCGTGGACAGAGAACCTGGGGAATTGTCCAGTGAAAGTGGGTCTGATGGGGCTATTGATTCTGAAGCGCATAAGAAGGATGGTGGTGAGCTTAAGAAGTCAGAAaatggaaagagaaaattttcacCCATCATTTGGGATAGAGATGGAGATGGCAAAAGAGTGACTAGAATTGTTAAGGCGAGGACTTCCCCAGCAGCAGCTGCTCTTCCCCCTCAGCTACCCACGCCTACTTCTGGCACCATGTCACCTGATCGCAACCCTGATAGTCGTCAACATATTTCACCTAGTAAAGATATAGTGGTTCAGAATTCTGGGCTGTCACCGAAAAAGGTTACTGAGGACCTCACTTCTCAAATAAATGTTGCTTCTGACTCTCCAATTGGTTTATCTCCTTCAGCTCCTGAGGCAGAGGAAGAGGAAGCTCACTGGGGTAAAAATGAGGGAGCAGTGACAGTAGATGATGATTACTATATGCCAGCACGTAATATAAAATCCTCTCGCTGGGCAAATGAGGCTGAATCATCAGCTGATGAAGGTGAAATTTCTGATGATGAGGAGATGGttaaattgaagaagaagaagaaatctgTTAATGAATCTACTGACACAAGGGGACAGAGGAAATCGGTAACTCCAGAGCTCGGGGAACTGAGGAGAGAAGGTTCAGTGGGAAATAGGgtcaggtcttctgatgaacGCGTTAGATCCTTTAGTGGAGATAGTGATCCTGATGAATTGGACAGGAATGAGTACATGGAGGTTGATGAAGATCGCAGTTATGGTGGAACCAGTGGTAGCAATGCGGATACTGGTTCTGATGATGAACACAACTCCCACGGGACACCAGAACATGCAGTTCCTCCACCAAGGGCCGTGAACATGCTTCAGGGTTGTAGAAGTGTTGATGAGTTCGAGAGGCTGAACAAAATAGATGAAGGCACATATGGTGTAGTTTATAGAGCTAGGGATAAGAGAACAGGAGAAATAGTTGCTCTGAAGAAGGTCAAGATGGATAAAGAAAGAGAAGGGTTCCCTTTGACCTCTTTGAGGGAAATAAacattcttctttcttttcatcacccatcaaTTGTAGATGTCAAGGAAGTAGTTGTAGGGAGCAGTTTGGACAGCATTTTTATGGTAATGGAGTACATGGAACATGATCTGAAGGGGTTAATGGAGACAATGAAACAACCGTTTAGCCAGAGTGAAGTTAAGTGCCTCATGCTTCAGCTTTTTGAGGGTGTTAAGTATCTTCACGATAACTGGGTTTTGCACAGAGATTTAAAGACATCAAATATACTTTTAAATAATTGTGGTGAGTTGAAGATCTGTGACTTTGGACTAGCACGTCAATATGGAAGCCCTTTGAAACCATATACTCACTTGGTGGTTACTTTGTGGTACAG GGCGCCTGAACTGCTTCTAGGAGCTAAGCAGTACTCTACAGCGATTGACATGTGGTCCTTGGGTTGTATTATGGCCGAGCTGTTAGCGAAGCAGCCACTATTCAATGGGAAAACagaagttgatcaacttgacaAG ATATTCAAAATCCTTGGTACGCCTAATGACACAATCTGGCCTGGGTTTTCAAAGCTTCCTGGGGTCAGGGTTAACTTTGTCAAGCATCA GTATAATCAACTGCGTTCCAAATTTCCAGCTACATCCTTCAGAGGATCGCCGGTACTCTCTGATGCTGGATTTGACTTATTGAACAGGCTTCTGACTTACGACCCTGAGAAG CGAATAACTGCTGAGGATGCTCTCAGCCATCCTTGGTTTTCTGAAGTTCCTCTACCCAAGTCGAAAGAATTTATGCCTACTTTTCCTGCTCAGCATGCTCAAGACAG ACGTTTGCGAAGAGCCATGAAGAGCCCAGATCCCTTGGAAGAGCAGCGCAGGAAGGAGTTGCAACAAGGGGAACTAGGAACTAGTGGTTTGTTTGGTTAA
- the LOC113719054 gene encoding uncharacterized protein: MEDKGCLNYGRAQELSGSSATMSFEFHKGNGANRSSHHRMAFGKPTPLKWDDAQKWLGNHLSRGGEKNQSKSTPRNSNADDRRLIAPVPKEEYLSSEDQGGNAFPGIPSSVHYEVETKDMDCDESVWRINKPSTGSVSVVRSICVRDMGTEMTPAASQEPSRTATPLKSTTPAARSPITSGSSTPLRYQNGFQISEDGQTPTGITSAEHRGEAGRGNGSSTSRFAREGEELNAANMSESRSDQPQRLNPLETRAMAWDEAERAKYLARYKREEVKIQAWENHEKRRAEMEMRRMEVKAERLKSRAQEKYTNKLAATKRIAEEKRANAESKLNEKAVKTSEKADYIRRTGHMPSSFSFKLPSFCW, from the exons ATGGAGGATAAAGGCTGTTTGAACTATGGAAGAGCACAAGAGCTATCTGGGAGCAGTGCTACTATGAGTTTTGAGTTTCACAAAGGGAATGGTGCAAATCGCTCTTCACATCATCGAATGGCCTTTGGAAAGCCGACTCCTCTGAAATGGGACGATGCACAAAAGTGGCTGGGTAATCATCTTTCAAGAGGTGGAGAGAAAAACCAGTCAAAGTCCACCCCCCGCAATTCAAATGCTGACGACAGAAGATTGATAGCTCCAGTACCAAAGGAGGAGTACCTGAGCAGCGAGGATCAAGGAGGAAATGCTTTTCCTGGTATTCCAAGTAGTGTCCACTATGAAGTAGAAACAAAGGATATGGACTGTGATGAATCGGTCTGGAGAATCAATAAGCCATCAACTGGATCCGTTTCGGTTGTTCGATCAATATGTGTGAGGGATATGGGAACAGAAATGACTCCTGCCGCAAGCCAAGAGCCTTCAAGAACAGCCACCCCTCTTAAATCCACAACTCCAGCAGCTAGAAGCCCAATAACCTCAGGATCCTCAACCCCATTAAGGTATCAAAATGGATTCCAGATTTCTGAAGATGGTCAGACTCCGACAGGTATAACATCTGCTGAGCACAGGGGAGAGGCTGGCAGGGGCAATGGATCATCAACAAGCCGATTTGCGCGAGAAGGAGAAGAACTGAATGCTGCAAATATGAGTGAAAGCCGTTCAGATCAACCTCAAAGGCTAAATCCTCTGGAAACCAGGGCAATGGCTTGGGATGAGGCTGAACGAGCCAAGTACTTGGCAAG GTATAAGCGCGAAGAGGTGAAGATACAAGCTTGGGAAAATCACGAGAAAAGGAGAGCTGAGATGGAAATGCGAAGGATGGAG GTGAAGGCTGAACGCCTGAAGTCTCGAGCACAAGAGAAGTACACGAACAAACTCGCCGCAACTAAAAGAATAGCAGAGGAAAAGCGAGCAAATGCAGAATCCAAGCTAAATGAGAAAGCTGTGAAGACTTCCGAAAAGGCAGATTACATAAGGAGAACTGGCCATATGCCTTCTTCCTTCTCTTTCAAGCTGCCTTCCTTCTGCTGGTAG